The following DNA comes from Trueperaceae bacterium.
CCCACCGCCGCCCCGAGCCGCGAGCGCGCGCGCCGCGTCCGCCATGGTCAGGCCGCGCCGCTCTCCAGGGCGTGGTCCTCGCCCCTCAGCAGCAGGTTCTTGAGGCCCAGGCGCAGGGGCAGGTCGCGTCCGGCGACCTCGACCTCGCCCCCGAGGGCGGGTCGCACGCCGGCGAGCGACTCGACGACCAGCTGGGCGTACCTCCCGCCCGGCAGCAGGACGGGCTTCTCGATGTGCGGGAACTCCATCGGCGCCTTCGCCGCCACGCCGCCCACGGTGGGGCTGCCCGCGTCCCCGTGCGTGTACGCCTGGCCGAACGGACCCTGGCGGGTGACGTCGGCGAGGCCCGGGGCGCCGTCGGTTCCGACCCACTCGAGCGCCTCGCGCACGTGACCGGTCTGCAGCAGCGCCTCGAGGGAGTACGCCGGCCAGGTCGTGTAGGCGCCCTCGTCCTGGTGGTCGGTGCGGGAGCTGGAGGCGGCGTCCGGGTCCAGCGGCGAGAGGGCGTGCATCCACGTCCGCGTCTTGAGCTCGCGCAGGAAGAACGCCACCATCTCCTCGACCTGCTCAGGGGAGAGCGCGTCGGGCATGCACTGCAGCACCGTGAAGAAGTCTAAGCAGTGCCGCACAGGCACGAGCTCGCCATCGGGCTGCCGGCACCCGAAGTACCCCTCGCCCGGCAGGTAGAGCTCGAGGACGGCCGAGGCCAGCGCGCCCGCCGTGCCCTCGAGCTCCCCCGCCTCCTCGTCGCGCCCGGCGAGCCGCAGCATCGCGGCCACGGTGCGCCCGTTCCAGACGTTCGCGGCGTTGAACGAGGCGACCTTGTGCGTGTAGCTGCTGACGCACTCGAGGAGGTTCGCCGCGGTGCCGTAGTCGGCGAGGCCGTCGTCGCCGGCCAGGCGGCGGTAGTAGCGCGCGTGCTCCACGAGCACGTCGAGGACGCTCCTGCCCCTCACGGCCTCGTGGAGGAACGCGAGGTCGCCGGTGTAGCGCACGTACTGCCAGGCCATGTGCACGGCCGCGTGGTCGTTGACGGCGTACCAGGTGCCCACGGGACCGCCGCTCCTGAGGTCGATCGCGCAGCCCCGGTGCAGGTCGGCTTCGAGGAAGGCCAGCAGCATGCGCCTCATCACGGCGGGGTCGAGCAGGCTCAGGACCCCGGCGACCATCATCGTGTCCCACGGGAAGACCCAGGTGTGGGGGAACGTGCCCAGCGACGACGGGAAGCCGGTGACGTAGGTCTCGGCGGGACCGCCCCACGCGGGCGTGCGCTTGCAGTAGAGGAGGTTCAGCGCGCCCACGTGGTAGAGGCGCCGCACCGGCTCCTCGTCGCACTCCAGCACCGGCAGGTGCCCGGAGAAGCGACCCGGGCTGGCGCCGAAGGCGGCGCGCCACTCCTCCTCCCACGCGTCCCTCGTCCTCTCGACCAGCACCGGGGCCTCGCGCAGGCAGCGCCGGGCCAGAGCGGTCGCCTCCGCGGCGTCCGCGCCCAGGGCGTGGGCCCACGCCAGGTCGGCGGAGCCGCCCGGCTCGAGCTCGAGCCGCAAGTGCAGCGCGACCCAGCGGGAGCCGGGGTCCAGGCGCCCGTCCAAGCGCGCGGCGGCGAGCGCCTCCCGCCACCTGGGGTCGTCGGGAGCGGGGTCGGTCAGGACGTGCTCCTGGGGCGCGAACGGGTCGCCCACCGCCTCGAAGGCGCTGACCCAGCCGCTCGCCTGCCTGTCGAAGCCGGCGACGCCGGCGAGCGGGACGCTGAGCGCCACCGCCGACGCGGCCGCCGACTCGCGGTCCTCGAGCAGGAGCGTCTCCCCCTCCAGCCGTACCCGCGCCCTCACGGGGTCGCGCGGGGGCCACGAGGTGTCCCAGCTCGCCGCGGTGTCCGCCGCCACCAGCGCGAAGAGGTCGAGCGACGCCCGCTCGCCGCCCGGGTTGCTCACGTTCAAGAGGTTCACCGCCGCCGCGCCGAACGTGGGGATCACGGTCGTGACGTGCAGGCGCAGACCCCGCCACTCCTGGCCGCGCTCGACGCGGCTCGGGTACCAGCGGTAGGTGACCTCGCCGGCGGACGAGAGGTCCTCGAGGGGCCCGCCGCCCAGGCCGGCGAAGAGACGCCCGTGCTCGCTCGCGGCGTAGAGGTCCGGCGTGCTGAGGCCTGCGTACGAGAACACGCCGCGCCCGGCGACGAGGCCGGCCCACTGGTTCGTGAGCGCGGGCGGCGCCCAGTCGGGGTCGCGCGGGTCGGTCGTGATGGGGTCGCCGGCCAGGGACTCGGCCGAGGGCAGGAGGTCGAGGGCGCCGGGGTCGAAGGCGGCGCGTCGCAGGCGCCGTGTCGTGGTGCTACGCGGCAAGGCTCCTCCAGTCGTTCAGCGGTTGAGCCCGGACAGCGCCATGCCCTGCACGAAGTAGCGCTGCAGCAGGAAGAACAGGGCGATCACGGGGACCATCACGATGAGCGACGCCGCCATCAGGAGGTCCCACTCGGTGCCCGTCTGCTGCTGGAAGGCGCGCAGTCCGATGGGCAGCGTGAAGTTCTCGGGGCTGTGCAGGTAGATCACGGGGCCCATGAAGTCGTTCCACGTCCACAGGAACGCGAAGATCGCCGCCGTGGCGATCACCGGCTTCGACTGCGGCAGGATGATCTGCCAGAAGATCCGCCACTCCGAGGCGCCGTCGATGCGCGCGGCGTCGTTGTACTCCCGCGGGATCGTGCGGTAGTACTGCCTGAACAGGAAGACGTTGAAGGCGCCGCCGCCGAAGAAGCTCGGCACGATCAGCGGCAGCAGCGTGTCCACCCAGCCCAGCCAGGTGAAGATCACGAACTGCGGGATCATCGTCACCTGGGCGGGGATCATCAGCGTGGCGAGGACGAGGAAGAAGACGACCTCGCGCCCCGGCCAGCGCAGCCTGGCGAACCCGTACGCCACGATCGAGGCCGAGAACACCTGCCCGAAGACGGCCAGGATCGTCACGATCGTCGAGTTCAGGAAGTAGCGCCAGAACGGGAAGTACTGGATGGCCTCGACGAAGTTGCGCCACTGCGGCGGCTTCGGGATCCACTGGGGCGGGTAGGCGAAGAGCTGCGTGTCCGGCTTGAGCGCCGTCGTCAGCATCCAGACCAGCGGGAGCAGGAACGCCAGCGAGCCGAGCCCGAGCAGGACGTAGACGGTGACGGCGTAGGCGGTCTTGGCGGCCTTGAGCGAACGCACGGGCTAGCTCTCCTCGTAGTAGACGAGCCGCCGCGAGACGGCGATCTGGAACAGGCTGACACCGACGATGATGACGAACAGGACCCAGGCCATCGCCGACGCGTAGCCCATGCGCAGGCCCTCGAACGCCGTCTGGAACAGGTAGAAGACGTAGAACAGCGTCGAGTGCACGGGCCCGCCGTCGGTCATGACGTAGGCCTGGGTGAACACCTGGAACGAGCCGATCGTGAGCGTGACGAAGTTGAAGAACAGGGTCGGCGAGAGCATCGGCAGGGTCACGTAGCGGAACTGCGCCAGGGCCGTGGCGCCGTCGACGCGCGCGGCCTCGTAGAGCTGCGGCGGGATGTTCTGGAGGCCGGCGAGGTTGATGACCATCACGCCGCCCATGCCCCACAGGCTCATGATCACCATCGCGGGCTTCGACCACGCCGGCGAGAACAGCCACAGCGGCCCCTCGATGCCCAGGTAACCGAGGGCCAGGTTGATGAGCCCGTAGTCGGGATTGAAGATCCACAGCCACAGCAGGGCCACGCCCACACCCGAGAGCACTGAGGGCAGGAAGAAGATCGTGCGGAAGACCCGCATGCCCCTGAGCTTGGAGTTGAGCAGCATGGCGACCGCGAGGCTGATCGCCATCATCAGGGGGACCGAGAGGAACGTGTAGTAGGCGGTGTTGTAGAGCGCCTTCCAGAACAGCGGGTCGGTCGTCAGCGCGCGGTAGTTGGCGAGGCCGATCCACCTGGGGGGCTGGAAGACGTTGTAGCTGGAGAAGCTGTAGTAGATCGACAGCCCGATGGGCAGGGCCGAGAAGATCACGAAGCCCAGCACCCACGGCGAGATGAAGAGCCACGCCGTGAACATCTCGCGGCGGGCGAGGGGGCTCAGGCGGGGTCGGCGCGAAGTGCGGGCGGGCCCGCCGCTCGCTCGGCGGGCCCCGATGGCTTCAGTGGGTCTCGCGATACCGCCTGACCTCGTTCTCGTACGACCGCTGCGCGTCGTCGAGCGCCTGCTGCGGCGTCTTGGTGCCGAGCAGCGCGGCGTCGACCTCGGGCTGCAGGGCGGTGTCGTACCAGGTGGGGGCCTCGAGCGAGAAGGCGCGGAACTGCGAGGTCGCCATCTGCTCTACGAACACCTGCCAGTTCGGGTCGGCCATCAGCTCGTCCGCTTGGGCGGCGGCCATGTTCCCCACCATCGAGAAGTTCAGCTGCGCGTACGCCGCCTGCACCTCGTCGGACATCAGGTACTCGACGAGCCGGTAGGCCGCCTCGGGGGCCTCGGTCGAGGAGCTGATCTCCAGGGAGAAGCCGTTGCTCCAGCTCGCCGGCGTGCCGTTGTGCGGCAGGGGCGCCACCCCGTAGTCGAGGTCCGGCGCGTACTGCGCGATCTGGCCGGGGAACGTGTTGTTCTGGATGATCATCGCGACCTTGCCGGAGATGAACGGGTCGCTGGCGCCCGAACCGAAGGTGGCCGCGAACGAGGTCATCTCCCTGCTGCCGTAGGCGTTCTGCCTGTCGACCATCCACTGCAGCGCCTCGACGGCGGCGGGCGTGTTCAGCTCGAGCGTGCCGTCCTCGGCCAGGAAGTCCTCGCCGTTGAGCATGGCGTAGAGCGGGAAGTAGGTGTTGCCGAGCGTGGGGCCGAAGCCGAGCTGCTGGATGCGGCCGTTCTCGACGACGGTGAGCGCGTCGGCGTACTCGACGAGCTCGTCCCACGTCTGAGGCGGGTCCTCCGGGTCGAGGCCCGCGGCGCGGAACAGGTCCTTGTTGTAGTAGAGGACGCGCACGTCGGTCTCCATGGGCAGCGCCCAGACGTGGCCGTCCCAGGTGACGGCGGCGCGCGTCGCCGGCCAGTAGGCGTCGAGGCCCGACTCGCCCAGCAGGTCGTCCAGCGGCAGGATCACGCCCGACTCGGCGCGGCTGGGCACGTTGCCCAGGTCGTTCATCGCGACGTCTGGCCCGATGCCGCCCGCCGTGGCGGTGGTGAGGCGCGTCCAGTAGTCGAAGAAGTTCGTCCCCAGGTGGGTGACGTGGACGTCGGGGTTGGCGTCGTTGAAGTCCTGGATCACCTGGTCGATGAACTCGGCGGCGGGGCCGGCGTCGAAGATGTGCCAGAACGTGATCTCGGTCTGGGCGGCGGCGCTCGCCGCGCACGTGGTGACGAGGAGCGCGACCAGCAGGGCTCGCGCCTTACGGATGGCGATTCGCATGCGTCTCTCCTACTCCGTGCCGGGGCTTGCGGACTCGCGAATCTTATCAGAGGCCGTTCCCTCCGCGTCCGCCCGCGAGGCTGGCGGGGTGGCGCTCCAGGACGGCAGGCCGCGCCGCCTCAGCCAGTGGCGGCCGGCCTCGCGCAGCTGCAACCGCACCTGGAACCCGTCGAGGCCGTGCACGTGCAGCGCGACCGCGTCCGGCTCCAGCCTGAGCCGCGCCCAGGCGCCGGCGGGGCGCGGTGCGGTGGTGGCGAGCTCGCTCACCGACTGCACGGTGAGGAACGGGACGCCGTCGACGACGTTGACGCTGTTCCAGTGCACGTGGCCGGCCACCGCCACCTTGACGTGGTCGTTGGCCAGCAGCAGCGGGAGCAGCCGCTCGGCGTCGCGGTAGACGGCACCGCCGGCGTGGTCGCCCTCGAAGTAGTAGTTGCCGAGCATGCTTCCGGCGTGGAAGGGGACGTGCGTGAAGAGGGCGGCGGGACCGTCGAGCTCGTCGAGGGCGCGGACGAGCCACGCCACGTCGTCCTCCGGCACCAGGCAGCCGTCGCGCCGGTACAGCGGCGGCGGGCTCCACAGCAGCAGGGTCCAGCCGGCCCGCCGCAGGACCGTGTGGCCCACGGGGCCGCCCAGCACCCGGGCGTTCTCCTCCTGGCTCAGCAGCTTCACGTCGTGGTTGCCCAGCAGGTGGTGGCGCTCCTTGGTCGAGAGCGCGAACGCGGACGCGACCTCCTCCAGGTGGCGGAGGTCCTGCTCTGGGCCGACGTCGTTGATCCGGTCGCCGAGGTCGAGGAGCAGCGTCGCCGGCTCGCGCTCGAGCCGCCGGAGCACCGACGTCAGCCCGTCGAGCGCCGGCGGAGCGTCCCTCGCCACCCGGGAAGGTCCGTGGTGCACGTCGGTGAGGAGGAGCAGCTCGAGGGCTTCGGCCATGTCCTGCGCGGCGGGACCAGCGGTCCCGCCAGGTGCCGGGACCGCGGGCCGCACGGCGCCGCGGTCCCGGCACGATAACCGCTCCCGCCGGCTAGGTAGCGGAAGCGGGGCCGGCGCCCTCCTCCGGCAGCGCGGGGAGGTCGAGCTGCCGCTTGAGGTAGACCCAGGGGAACCAGCTCCTGCCCACGCGCTGCCAGCCCGCTTCGAGCAGAGGTTCCACGGCGTCTGAGCCTGCCATCAGCCTGACGTGCTCCCACTGCCTGTCGGACCTGCGCACCACGTGGTGCAGCATCCCGTAGCCGATCGAGTGCCAGCCGTGCCGGCCGAGACGCTCGAGGACCCTCATCTCGTTGAAGGCCGTGAGGCCCGAGACCACGCGCACCTCGCCGGCCCCCGCGGGCGCTCCGACGCCCCCCTCGGGGGCCTCGTCCTCGTCCGCGCGCCCGAAGCGCTTCTGCGCCGCCTGGCGCGAGATGCCCAGGCGCGCGCCGATGGCCTCCCAGCTCTGCCCCGCCGACCGCGCCGCGGCGACGGCCGACCTCAGCAGCTCCTCGGTCTGGCGTTCGGCCTTGGCCGCGATCGTCACCAGGTCGAGGTACGCCTCGGGGTCGGTGGCCATGCGCGCCTCGAGGTCGGGGCCCGCCTCGGCCAAGGCCGCGGCGAGGCTGCCGGCCAGGCGCGCGTCGTCGATCTTCGTGCCTTCCGTCATGCTCACCTCCGTGCCGCCCGCCGGCACGTGGCCGGGCGAGGCGTGCGGCGCCGCTCTGTCAACCATAGGTTGACGGCCGCGCGGTTGTCAACCGCGGGTTGACAGGGCTGCCCTGAGGTGGCATGGAAGAGCTGGGCCGCGGACCGGCGACCCCGGCAGGGGCCGGTCGGGCCCGGCCGAGACCCGGGCGCGCTCCCGCTAGATCACGCTGAAGGTGACCCTCAGCCGCAGGCGCTCGATCGCGTAGCCGATCGTCGCCGTGCCGTCCTCCTGGGCGGTCACGTCCTGGCCCGTGAGGTGGGCGCCCCAGCAGATCACGCGGTCGTTGATGGCGGCGAGCTGGTCGGGGTTGAGGTTCGCCGCGCCCGCCAGCCGCTGCGACGTGCGGGAGAGGTCCACCGTGATCACGGGCCCGAGCGTGTTCGACGCCTGGAAGACGTCCTCGCCCTCGCCGGCGACGTAC
Coding sequences within:
- a CDS encoding carbohydrate ABC transporter permease produces the protein MRSLKAAKTAYAVTVYVLLGLGSLAFLLPLVWMLTTALKPDTQLFAYPPQWIPKPPQWRNFVEAIQYFPFWRYFLNSTIVTILAVFGQVFSASIVAYGFARLRWPGREVVFFLVLATLMIPAQVTMIPQFVIFTWLGWVDTLLPLIVPSFFGGGAFNVFLFRQYYRTIPREYNDAARIDGASEWRIFWQIILPQSKPVIATAAIFAFLWTWNDFMGPVIYLHSPENFTLPIGLRAFQQQTGTEWDLLMAASLIVMVPVIALFFLLQRYFVQGMALSGLNR
- a CDS encoding sugar ABC transporter permease, with translation MFTAWLFISPWVLGFVIFSALPIGLSIYYSFSSYNVFQPPRWIGLANYRALTTDPLFWKALYNTAYYTFLSVPLMMAISLAVAMLLNSKLRGMRVFRTIFFLPSVLSGVGVALLWLWIFNPDYGLINLALGYLGIEGPLWLFSPAWSKPAMVIMSLWGMGGVMVINLAGLQNIPPQLYEAARVDGATALAQFRYVTLPMLSPTLFFNFVTLTIGSFQVFTQAYVMTDGGPVHSTLFYVFYLFQTAFEGLRMGYASAMAWVLFVIIVGVSLFQIAVSRRLVYYEES
- a CDS encoding ABC transporter substrate-binding protein → MRIAIRKARALLVALLVTTCAASAAAQTEITFWHIFDAGPAAEFIDQVIQDFNDANPDVHVTHLGTNFFDYWTRLTTATAGGIGPDVAMNDLGNVPSRAESGVILPLDDLLGESGLDAYWPATRAAVTWDGHVWALPMETDVRVLYYNKDLFRAAGLDPEDPPQTWDELVEYADALTVVENGRIQQLGFGPTLGNTYFPLYAMLNGEDFLAEDGTLELNTPAAVEALQWMVDRQNAYGSREMTSFAATFGSGASDPFISGKVAMIIQNNTFPGQIAQYAPDLDYGVAPLPHNGTPASWSNGFSLEISSSTEAPEAAYRLVEYLMSDEVQAAYAQLNFSMVGNMAAAQADELMADPNWQVFVEQMATSQFRAFSLEAPTWYDTALQPEVDAALLGTKTPQQALDDAQRSYENEVRRYRETH
- a CDS encoding metallophosphoesterase, whose product is MAEALELLLLTDVHHGPSRVARDAPPALDGLTSVLRRLEREPATLLLDLGDRINDVGPEQDLRHLEEVASAFALSTKERHHLLGNHDVKLLSQEENARVLGGPVGHTVLRRAGWTLLLWSPPPLYRRDGCLVPEDDVAWLVRALDELDGPAALFTHVPFHAGSMLGNYYFEGDHAGGAVYRDAERLLPLLLANDHVKVAVAGHVHWNSVNVVDGVPFLTVQSVSELATTAPRPAGAWARLRLEPDAVALHVHGLDGFQVRLQLREAGRHWLRRRGLPSWSATPPASRADAEGTASDKIRESASPGTE